The nucleotide window ATTTCTGCATTATGATTGACATAATACTTTTATACCGTGTCTAAATGCTTCCACTAAAAGGGTTGTTGAAATGGTTCTGGGGATGTAAAATAATAGAGATAGAATTTGAAGCTTTGGAAGGGGGATCTCTTTAATGCGAAAGCCGAATATCAGAAAGGTCGTAGTATATGTCATGCTTTTTACTATGCTAGCTTCAACCCTTCTAATGGGATTAGCTACTTTCCTATAATGTATATAAAATAAGCAAAGGGCTGCCAGCTGGCAGCCCTTTATTTTATTTACTGATGGCGCCGTGCTCCTGCCCCAGTTCTATGAAGCTTTTCTGTGATGATGTAATGAGGATCTTTGTGCCTAATGGTATGTAATCATATAGTGATTCGACTGCCTCGTTCTGCAGCCTTATACACCCTCCGGAAACTTTTTTGCCGATACTTGCCGGGTCATTCGTTCCATGAATTCCATATGTTCGGCCATCTGTGTTCTCAGCGTCAAACCCAATCCATCTGCTGCCCAGCGGATTTTTAGGGTCACCTCCCGGAATATCCTTCTTGCGATAATACGGGTCAGGAGCTTTAACTGTTACTGTGAAAAGACCTTCAGGTGTCAGGTCCTCTGATTTCC belongs to Mesobacillus sp. AQ2 and includes:
- a CDS encoding L,D-transpeptidase; this encodes MPVFISMLLAVFIFSPVWPLGTNPLPGDPFVIVNKKTNEVALINENRVQTVVSAATGKSEDLTPEGLFTVTVKAPDPYYRKKDIPGGDPKNPLGSRWIGFDAENTDGRTYGIHGTNDPASIGKKVSGGCIRLQNEAVESLYDYIPLGTKILITSSQKSFIELGQEHGAISK
- the prli42 gene encoding stressosome-associated protein Prli42 produces the protein MRKPNIRKVVVYVMLFTMLASTLLMGLATFL